The Clostridium aceticum genomic interval GGTAAGCAACAAAGGTAGCAGATATGGTCCCTCCTATTACAATTAAAAGCGATTCAACATTAAGATAGGTTATGACGCTTCCGCCTCCCATAATACCCATAAAAACAAATATTAACCCTACAATTATTCCAGCAATCGTTGCTAAATCCAAATCTACACCTCTTTTCTTTTACCTAACTTAATCTTGAGAATGATCATGTATTCTTCTCTTGAATGCTATGACTTTTTCAATAATTTGATTTGCTGTGTCTATTACTACAATCTTATGACCATTTGCCAAAGTAATAACAGTGTCTGGTGTCTCTTCAATCAACTCTATCATGTCGCAGTTTAACACAACTTCGCTATGATTTA includes:
- a CDS encoding flagellar FlbD family protein; this encodes MIRLKRLNHSEVVLNCDMIELIEETPDTVITLANGHKIVVIDTANQIIEKVIAFKRRIHDHSQD